A genome region from Microbacterium sp. CGR2 includes the following:
- a CDS encoding LacI family DNA-binding transcriptional regulator has protein sequence MTTIHEVAKAAGVSISTVSYALSGKRPVSEKTRLRIEHAARSLGYEPDAGARMLAGRRTHIFALTEPLRADTHAPTHMAFVLATAVAARRRGYDILLLTDEQASEGMNRVAASNLVDAILVLDVAPDDERVAIARAVRTPTVFIGVPDDQTDLTCVDLDFDAAGHLAVDALADAGHTRITLLGQTEVSYRKSNFPRRLLHGAQERAAERGVTLQMATTGTATTDTGAVRAAAEAALARGDRAFIVHAANDVHETLLAILGEQDLRVGEDVSVVSAAASFDTSSLPVPVDTIPLIPQQSCELAVDLAVRHLEESNVSPRIHLIPPEYHAVGSVAPPRH, from the coding sequence ATGACGACGATCCATGAGGTGGCCAAGGCCGCCGGCGTGTCGATCAGCACCGTCTCGTACGCCCTCAGCGGCAAGCGCCCGGTCTCCGAGAAGACGCGCCTCCGGATCGAACATGCGGCGCGCTCCCTCGGCTATGAACCGGATGCCGGCGCGCGGATGCTGGCGGGTCGGCGCACCCACATCTTCGCTCTCACCGAGCCGCTGCGCGCCGACACCCACGCCCCCACGCACATGGCCTTCGTCCTGGCCACCGCGGTGGCAGCACGCCGACGCGGGTACGACATACTCCTCCTGACCGACGAACAGGCCTCGGAAGGCATGAACCGCGTGGCGGCGAGCAATCTCGTCGACGCGATACTGGTTCTCGACGTCGCGCCGGATGACGAGCGTGTCGCCATCGCGCGAGCCGTGCGCACACCGACCGTCTTCATCGGCGTTCCGGACGATCAGACGGACCTCACCTGCGTCGACCTCGACTTCGATGCCGCCGGCCACCTCGCCGTCGACGCACTGGCGGATGCCGGCCACACCCGCATCACGCTGCTCGGACAGACCGAGGTCTCGTACCGGAAGTCGAACTTCCCCCGACGCTTGCTGCACGGCGCGCAGGAGCGCGCGGCCGAGCGAGGAGTGACTCTCCAGATGGCCACGACCGGGACAGCCACCACGGATACCGGAGCTGTGCGCGCCGCAGCAGAGGCCGCGCTCGCCCGAGGGGACCGGGCGTTCATCGTGCATGCCGCCAATGACGTGCACGAGACGCTCCTGGCGATCCTCGGCGAGCAGGACCTGCGAGTCGGCGAAGACGTCTCCGTGGTCTCCGCCGCGGCCTCCTTCGACACGTCGTCGCTGCCCGTTCCCGTCGACACCATCCCGCTGATCCCGCAGCAGTCCTGCGAACTCGCGGTCG
- a CDS encoding GNAT family N-acetyltransferase yields the protein MSELRMVELSAATIVAVNNLSLKPGQEQFLAPVSYGIAATVINPQTSWQRVILDGDEVVGFVSANFDDEAPEEHFRSVLWRINVDADDQGRGVGRFAMEALIEEARARGMEHVNVIYESGDDGPETFFHRVGFTPVGETAYGEVIAEIRVTP from the coding sequence ATGTCCGAACTGCGCATGGTCGAACTCTCCGCTGCGACGATCGTCGCTGTGAACAACCTGTCGCTCAAGCCCGGACAGGAACAGTTCCTCGCTCCGGTCTCCTACGGGATCGCGGCGACGGTGATCAACCCGCAGACGTCCTGGCAGCGGGTGATCCTCGACGGCGACGAGGTCGTCGGGTTCGTCAGCGCCAACTTCGATGACGAGGCGCCGGAAGAGCACTTCCGTTCCGTGCTCTGGCGCATCAACGTCGATGCCGACGACCAGGGTCGCGGCGTGGGCCGCTTTGCGATGGAAGCTCTGATCGAAGAGGCCCGCGCACGGGGCATGGAGCACGTCAACGTGATCTACGAATCGGGCGACGACGGACCCGAGACGTTCTTCCACCGGGTCGGTTTCACTCCAGTCGGCGAGACGGCCTACGGCGAGGTCATCGCGGAGATCCGCGTCACCCCATAG
- a CDS encoding NADP-dependent isocitrate dehydrogenase has protein sequence MTDDAIIYTYTDEAPALATASFLPIIQAYTGQAGIEFQTRDISLGGRILAAFPQKLTPEQQVGDALAELGGLATLPEANIIKLPNISASIPQLKGAIAELQQQGYDIPDFPDDPSSLEEKDVRARYDRIKGSAVNPVLREGNSDRRAPLAVKNYAKKHPHRNKPFPEGSKTRVATMGHDDFKSNERSWVAAHDDVLSFRHTAADGTVTVLKEGLKVLPREIIDATFLSAKHLDAFLDETLAAAKAEGVLYSVHLKATMMKVSDPIIFGHVVKAFFKDVFAQYGDALAEAGLSANDGLGSILAGLANVSDGDKIAAAFDKAIAEGPALSYVNSDKGITNLHVPSDVIVDASMPALVRNGGKLWGADGGEGDTLAVIPDSSYSSVYQAVLDDVLANGPLDPATIGTVPNVGLMAQAAEEYGSHDKTFEIQSDGIVQVLDGEGTVLIEHEVGAGDIWRATQTKHIPVMDWVKLAVTRARASGSPAVFWLDANRSHDAQIIAKVHQGLATLDTKGLTITILAPEEATRYTLARMRHGLDTISVTGNVLRDYLTDLFPILEVGTSAKMLSIVPLLAGGGLFETGAGGSAPKHVQQLVQENYLRWDSLGEFFALAASLEHFADRTGNEKARVLAETLDAATGTFLEEDRSPGRALGTIDNRGSHFYLGLYWAQELANQTKDADLAALFGPIARDLAENEETIVSELNAVQGKPVEIGGYYRPDDALVEAVMRPSTTLNGIVDALR, from the coding sequence GTGACCGACGACGCCATCATCTACACCTACACAGACGAGGCACCGGCGCTCGCCACCGCCTCGTTCCTGCCGATCATCCAGGCCTACACCGGCCAGGCCGGCATCGAATTCCAGACCCGTGACATCTCGCTCGGCGGACGCATCCTCGCCGCGTTCCCGCAGAAGCTGACTCCCGAGCAGCAGGTGGGCGACGCCCTCGCCGAACTCGGAGGTCTGGCGACCCTTCCCGAGGCGAACATCATCAAGCTGCCGAACATCTCGGCATCCATCCCGCAGCTGAAGGGCGCGATCGCCGAACTGCAGCAGCAGGGGTACGACATCCCCGACTTCCCCGACGACCCGTCGTCGCTGGAGGAGAAGGACGTGCGCGCGCGATACGACCGCATCAAGGGATCCGCGGTCAACCCCGTGCTCCGTGAGGGCAACAGCGACCGACGCGCTCCGCTCGCCGTGAAGAACTATGCGAAGAAGCACCCGCACCGCAACAAGCCCTTCCCCGAAGGGTCCAAGACGCGCGTCGCCACCATGGGGCATGACGACTTCAAGAGCAACGAGCGTTCCTGGGTCGCCGCGCACGACGACGTCCTGAGCTTCCGTCACACGGCCGCCGACGGCACCGTCACCGTTCTGAAGGAGGGGCTGAAGGTTCTGCCGCGCGAGATCATCGACGCGACGTTCCTGTCGGCGAAGCACCTCGACGCATTCCTCGACGAGACTCTCGCGGCGGCGAAGGCCGAAGGCGTGCTGTATTCCGTGCACCTGAAGGCGACGATGATGAAGGTCAGCGACCCGATCATCTTCGGCCACGTCGTCAAGGCTTTCTTCAAGGATGTCTTCGCGCAGTACGGCGACGCGCTCGCTGAAGCGGGCCTCAGCGCCAACGACGGTCTCGGTTCGATCCTCGCCGGTCTCGCGAACGTCTCCGACGGTGACAAGATCGCGGCAGCCTTCGACAAGGCGATCGCCGAGGGGCCGGCGCTGTCGTACGTGAACTCCGACAAGGGCATCACGAACCTGCACGTGCCCAGCGACGTGATCGTCGACGCGTCGATGCCGGCGCTCGTGCGCAACGGCGGCAAGCTGTGGGGCGCGGACGGCGGCGAGGGCGACACTCTCGCTGTCATCCCCGACTCGTCCTACTCCAGCGTGTACCAGGCCGTGCTCGACGACGTGCTCGCCAACGGGCCGCTGGACCCCGCCACCATCGGCACCGTCCCGAACGTGGGTCTGATGGCACAGGCCGCCGAAGAATACGGCAGCCACGACAAGACGTTCGAGATCCAGTCCGACGGCATCGTGCAGGTCCTCGACGGTGAAGGCACCGTGCTGATCGAGCACGAGGTCGGCGCCGGTGACATCTGGCGAGCGACGCAGACCAAGCACATCCCGGTGATGGACTGGGTCAAGCTCGCGGTCACCCGTGCGCGCGCCAGCGGCTCGCCCGCGGTGTTCTGGCTGGACGCGAATCGCTCACACGACGCGCAGATCATCGCCAAGGTGCACCAGGGGCTCGCGACTCTCGACACGAAGGGTCTGACGATCACGATCCTCGCGCCCGAGGAGGCCACGCGTTACACGCTGGCGCGCATGCGGCACGGACTCGACACCATCTCGGTGACCGGCAATGTGCTGCGCGACTATCTGACCGACCTGTTCCCCATCCTCGAGGTCGGCACCAGCGCCAAGATGCTCTCCATCGTCCCGCTGCTGGCGGGTGGCGGCCTGTTCGAGACGGGTGCGGGAGGCTCCGCACCCAAGCACGTGCAGCAGCTCGTTCAGGAGAACTACCTGCGCTGGGACTCGCTGGGAGAGTTCTTCGCGCTGGCCGCATCCCTCGAGCACTTCGCCGACCGCACCGGCAACGAGAAGGCGCGTGTCCTGGCCGAGACCCTCGACGCAGCGACCGGCACCTTCCTCGAGGAAGACCGTTCGCCCGGCCGTGCACTGGGAACGATCGACAACCGCGGCAGTCACTTCTACCTGGGCCTGTACTGGGCACAGGAGCTGGCGAACCAGACCAAGGATGCCGACCTCGCGGCACTCTTCGGTCCGATCGCTCGGGACCTCGCAGAGAACGAAGAGACCATCGTCTCCGAGCTCAACGCGGTGCAAGGCAAGCCGGTCGAGATCGGCGGCTACTACCGCCCGGACGACGCGCTCGTCGAGGCGGTCATGCGTCCGTCGACCACGCTGAACGGCATCGTGGACGCACTGCGCTGA